From Synchiropus splendidus isolate RoL2022-P1 chromosome 10, RoL_Sspl_1.0, whole genome shotgun sequence, the proteins below share one genomic window:
- the LOC128766343 gene encoding uncharacterized protein LOC128766343 — protein MDCSLSESSFVESDYILTASSEYSDSELSYDEDNTELEPQQIHDLQHIEKNMSDASEELDSTDKEDNSGEEKVTESQVTVKRCVSGGQKRKWDKRNYCIYCKKTQSKIARHLKRTHSKEKEVALAMSYPPSSKQSRQMFEALRRKGNYYHNIEVLKEGKGEIVTNRRPTEHVDPENYLPCPKCFGFFMRNELWKHERRCANKIGEPIVESKRKRRIQSAASSLLPCRGQALQRCAEIVSRMFIDQVSHEVKSDPLICEFGVRLLEKYSSGRSKDAHVSQKMRELGRFVLSAKSINPKVKMLQDVLVPPHFKLAVQAAKQASGFMSAKYKYDPPSLAIKLGQSLKAACNIVIAQYVKAEDEVAASRVRNFSNLLDDEWHLYVSCRTQINLDEDSWNKKDMIPLTQDVMELNSVLKAKIESAKKELLDGPNPSAYSTLSECLLSAITLFNRRRQCEVAKIPLFTYMNRVKQKPNDDIMACLSKLEQSLSTELTRLVIRVKKAIKVPVLLTKEMTKSVDFLVMHRNEDNDILDQNGYVFARQNSKSHLRGSDCLRKYAAVCGAKRPEMLTSTHLRNHVATISQVINLKDNELQCLANFMGHDIHIHREYYRLTENTLELAKMSKLLMAIESGTHIYDGMSLDEIDLSLQVQPDAQVSDVCDFNEDSIDVPQSEYEAAFLTQETGLSRMQTERSPEPVQASDDRPTSSSWSMEMYRKRKMETDWIEEKESNKRSKSTSQPVEDSDDILTERPVQFRTIQETDLDSQSPPQKSRHRPWSSQEKEAVWRQLGEFISQLRVPGKEACEKALNAEQVLSRRNWKDIKNQVHNTVTTLKRKQQ, from the exons ATGGACTGCTCGCTGTCTGAATCCAGTTTTGTAGAAAGTGACTATATACTCACTGCTTCTTCAGAGTATTCGGACAGTGAGCTCAGCTATGATGAGGATAACACAGAGTTAGAACCCCAACAGATCCACGACCTCCAACATATTGAGAAAAACATGTCGGATGcaagtgaggaactggacagtACCGACAAAGAAGACAACAGTGGTGAAGAAAAGGTCACAGAATCCCAAGTAACAGTCAAAAGATGTGTGTCAGGAGGACAGAAGCGAAAGTGGGACAAAAGAAATTACTGTATTTACTGCAAAAAAACGCAGAGCAAAATTGCACGGCATCTCAAACGGACACATAGTAAGGAAAAAGAAGTGGCCCTTGCGATGTCCTATCCACCAAGCTCTAAACAAAGTCGACAGATGTTTGAGGCACTACGGAGAAAAGGTAACTACTATCATAACATTGAAGTCCTGAAAGAAGGAAAAGGGGAGATTGTGACTAACAGACGGCCTACAGAACATGTCGATCCAGAAAACTATTTGCCGTGTCCCAAATGTTTTGGATTCTTCATGAGAAATGAACTTTGGAAGCACGAGCGTCGCTGTGCAAATAAAATAGGTGAACCTATTGTTGAGTCAAAGCGAAAACGCAGGATTCAGAGTGCAGCTTCTTCTCTCCTGCCATGCAGGGGACAAGCATTGCAGAGATGCGCAGAGATTGTGAGCAGAATGTTCATAGATCAAGTGTCCCATGAGGTGAAGAGCGACCCACTCATATGTGAGTTTGGTGTCAGACTTTTGGAGAAGTACAGCAGCGGTCGGTCAAAGGATGCACATGTGAGCCAAAAGATGAGAGAATTGGGCAGATTTGTCCTATCTGCAAAGTCCATCAATCCGAAAGTGAAGATGTTGCAGGATGTTTTGGTCCCTCCTCATTTTAAACTAGCTGTGCAAGCAGCAAAACAGGCCAGTGGTTTCATGAGTGCCAAATATAAGTACGACCCACCTTCTCTTGCAATAAAACTGGGCCAGTCGCTTAAGGCAGCGTGCAATATTGTGATTGCACAGTATGTGAAGGCTGAAGATGAAGTAGCAGCTTCCAGAGTGCGGAACTTCTCAAACCTGTTGGATGATGAGTGGCACCTCTATGTTTCCTGCCGAACACAAATAAACTTGGATGAGGACAGCTGGAACAAGAAGGATATGATCCCACTGACTCAAGACGTGATGGAGCTCAACAGTGTATTGAAGGCCAAAATTGAGTCAGCAAAAAAAGAGCTGCTGGATGGGCCGAACCCCAGCGCATACAGTACTCTCAGTGAGTGCCTTCTTTCAGCAATTACTCTTTTTAACCGAAGACGTCAATGTGAGGTGGCGAAAATACCTCTGTTCACCTACATGAACCGGGTAAAACAGAAACctaatgatgacatcatggccTGCCTCTCCAAACTGGAACAAAGTCTGAGCACTGAACTCACCAGGCTGGTCATCAGAGTAAAGAAAGCCATTAAGGTGCCTGTGCTCCTCACCAAGGAGATGACAAAGTCTGTGGATTTCCTGGTCATGCACAGGAATGAGGACAACGACATCCTGGACCAAAATGGATACGTGTTTGCAAGACAGAACTCTAAATCTCATCTTCGTGGTTCTGACTGTTTAAGAAAGTACGCTGCTGTTTGTGGAGCGAAGAGGCCAGAAATGCTCACCTCAACTCACCTGAGGAATCACGTGGCTACGATCAGTCAGGTCATCAACTTAAAGGACAATGAGCTGCAGTGCTTGGCAAACTTTATGGGACACGATATACATATCCATCGGGAATACTACAGGTTAACAGAGAACACGCTTGAGCTTGCAAAGATGAGCAAGCTGCTTATGGCCATCGAAAGTGGGACTCATATCTACGACGGAATGTCACTGGACGAGATTGATTTAAGTCTGCAAG TCCAACCAGATGCCCAGGTGTCCGACGTCTGTGACTTCAATGAGGATTCCATCGACGTGCCTCAATCAGAAT ATGAAGCCGCGTTTCTGACACAGGAAACAG GACTGTCCAGAATGCAGACAGAGAGGAGCCCTGAGCCAGTTCAAGCTTCAGATG ACCGTCCAACATCCTCTTCTTGGTCAATGGAGATgtacagaaagagaaaaatggaAACAG ATTGGATTGAAGAGAAGGAGTCAAACAAGAGGTCAAAGAGCACCTCTCAGCCAGTTGAGGATTCAGATG ACATTCTGACTGAAAGGCCAGTCCAGTTTAGAACAATTCAGGAAACGG ACTTGGATTCACAGTCGCCTCCACAAAAAAGCCGTCACAGGCCTTGGAGTTCTCAAGAGAAGGAAGCTGTCTGGCGGCAGCTGGGAGAATTCATCTCACAGCTTAGAGTACCTGGTAAAGAAGCCTGTGAAAAGGCCCTGAATGCAGAACAGGTGCTCTCCAGGCGCAATTGGAAAGACATTAAAAACCAGGTGCACAATACAGTTACAACTCTGAAACGCAAGCAACAGTGA